The following proteins come from a genomic window of Nocardioides albertanoniae:
- a CDS encoding histone deacetylase: MSPEVWYVSYGSNMCRDRLGAYLLGGQPVGARQTYAGARTPSMPTADAAVDLPGRLYFAGESSTWTGGVAFYDHDATGSWTAARAYRITAEQFADVAAQEMDRLPAPGDPIERLVIDGLENGRHEAGPGHYETLIEVGRRDGLPMLTFTAPHGFDAVPHTQPAPAYVAMLVRGLHEARGWDRARAEAYVRERCG, encoded by the coding sequence ATGAGCCCCGAGGTCTGGTACGTCAGCTATGGATCCAACATGTGCCGCGACCGCCTCGGCGCCTACCTCCTCGGCGGCCAGCCGGTCGGCGCCCGGCAGACCTACGCCGGGGCGCGCACACCGTCGATGCCCACAGCCGATGCCGCCGTCGACCTCCCCGGGCGGCTCTACTTCGCCGGTGAGTCGTCGACCTGGACCGGCGGGGTGGCGTTCTACGACCACGACGCGACCGGCTCGTGGACGGCCGCGCGGGCCTACCGGATCACCGCCGAGCAGTTCGCCGACGTCGCCGCCCAGGAGATGGACCGACTGCCCGCGCCCGGTGACCCGATCGAGCGGCTGGTCATCGACGGCCTGGAGAACGGCCGCCACGAGGCCGGGCCCGGACACTACGAGACATTGATCGAGGTCGGTCGCCGCGACGGCCTCCCCATGCTCACCTTCACCGCGCCCCACGGCTTCGACGCGGTGCCGCACACGCAGCCCGCCCCGGCGTACGTCGCGATGCTCGTGCGCGGTCTCCACGAGGCGCGCGGCTGGGATCGCGCCCGGGCCGAGGCCTACGTCCGAGAGCGCTGCGGCTGA
- a CDS encoding NAD(P)/FAD-dependent oxidoreductase, with amino-acid sequence MSETLTADAIVVGSGVIGSAVAYELARGGRDVLVLDKGAGAGFGSTSASSAVIRFLYSTYDTVATSWEAKFMWERWAEHLDLDPAEVALARFHRTGALHLDVPIVPLEPSLERLTAAGVPFTYLGPDEISARFPHVDVGSYWPNKPITDDAFWADTSASLGAIYTPDAGYMDDPRLAADNLAEAARRRGARTVYRAEVVSADRVRDIWRLGLADGRSAEAPVVVNAAGPWSGGFNRLAGVGEEFTIGVRPLRQEVHQVSQPPGYGTDEAPGVAVFDIDLGTYMRPGPAGAWVVGGTEPECDPFEWLDSPDEVDAHVTRERYDAQVTRAARRLPELRVPNQPAGVVGVYDVADDWTPIYDRTDADGFYVAMGTSGNQFKNAPIAGRFLAAIVAAVEDGHDHDTDPVIYTGEHSGLKIDLGAFSRKRPVNDATTRTVLG; translated from the coding sequence GTGTCCGAGACCCTCACCGCCGACGCGATCGTCGTCGGCTCCGGAGTGATCGGCTCCGCGGTGGCGTATGAGCTGGCTCGTGGTGGCCGCGACGTGCTCGTGCTCGACAAAGGTGCCGGCGCTGGCTTCGGCTCGACCAGCGCCTCGAGTGCCGTCATCCGTTTCCTCTACTCCACCTACGACACGGTCGCGACGTCGTGGGAGGCGAAGTTCATGTGGGAGCGGTGGGCCGAGCATCTCGACCTCGACCCGGCCGAGGTGGCGCTGGCGCGGTTCCACCGCACCGGGGCCCTACACCTCGACGTGCCGATCGTGCCGCTCGAACCGAGCCTGGAGCGGCTGACGGCAGCCGGGGTGCCGTTCACCTACCTCGGGCCCGACGAGATCTCGGCGAGGTTTCCGCACGTCGACGTGGGCTCCTACTGGCCGAACAAGCCGATCACCGACGACGCGTTCTGGGCGGACACCTCGGCGTCGCTGGGGGCGATCTACACCCCCGACGCCGGCTACATGGACGACCCGCGGCTGGCCGCCGACAACCTCGCCGAGGCGGCTCGGCGCCGCGGCGCCCGCACCGTCTACCGCGCCGAGGTCGTCTCCGCCGACCGCGTACGCGACATCTGGCGGCTGGGTCTGGCCGACGGACGCAGCGCCGAGGCGCCGGTGGTCGTCAACGCCGCCGGACCGTGGTCGGGAGGCTTCAACCGCCTCGCCGGGGTGGGGGAGGAGTTCACGATCGGGGTGCGGCCGCTGCGTCAGGAGGTGCACCAGGTCAGCCAGCCGCCGGGCTACGGCACCGACGAGGCGCCCGGCGTCGCGGTCTTCGACATCGACCTGGGGACCTACATGCGGCCCGGCCCTGCCGGCGCGTGGGTCGTCGGCGGCACCGAGCCCGAGTGCGACCCCTTCGAGTGGCTCGACTCGCCCGACGAGGTGGACGCCCACGTCACCCGGGAGCGCTACGACGCCCAGGTCACCCGCGCCGCCCGGCGCCTGCCCGAGCTGCGGGTGCCCAACCAGCCCGCCGGGGTGGTCGGCGTCTACGACGTCGCCGACGACTGGACGCCGATCTACGACCGCACCGACGCCGACGGCTTCTACGTCGCGATGGGCACCAGCGGCAACCAGTTCAAGAACGCCCCGATCGCCGGCCGCTTCCTCGCCGCCATCGTCGCGGCCGTCGAGGACGGGCACGACCACGACACCGACCCGGTGATCTACACCGGCGAGCACAGCGGTCTGAAGATCGACCTCGGCGCCTTCTCCCGCAAGCGGCCGGTCAACGACGCCACCACGCGTACGGTGCTGGGCTAG
- a CDS encoding hybrid-cluster NAD(P)-dependent oxidoreductase — MTEPWPVEVVAPPAPTLYAVPSPLGAGVLPEERPFEGEMRCRRVRRVTHDVVEVSLEPVGGGSFAFAPGQYLTLRASIEGEPVERCYTISSPPTRPHLLTITVKRVPDGPMSGWLHDRLAVGDRLWASGPMGGFSVREHPASSYLLLSGGSGITPTLSTLRTLTDLAEPLDVVVVHHTRSPADLIERAELDAIAGSRDGVRVVWVVDEADDSWTGPRGLMSAAQLDDLVPDLHGREVFCCGPAGYMGAARSAFDELGGEQTRWHQESFSIADLPAGEASPTASPAAERAAGAAYRVRLQRSGRDLDCAPGETVLAAAKAAGVRMPSSCTQGLCGTCKSTLVSGEVDMNHAGGIRPREIAAGKFLPCCSTPLGDLVVDI, encoded by the coding sequence ATGACCGAGCCATGGCCAGTCGAGGTGGTGGCGCCGCCGGCGCCGACGCTCTACGCGGTCCCGTCACCGCTGGGGGCGGGGGTCCTGCCCGAGGAGCGTCCGTTCGAGGGCGAGATGCGGTGCCGCCGGGTGCGCCGGGTGACCCACGACGTCGTCGAGGTGAGCCTGGAGCCGGTCGGCGGCGGCTCGTTCGCCTTCGCGCCGGGGCAGTATCTGACGTTGCGCGCCTCGATCGAGGGCGAGCCCGTCGAGCGCTGCTACACGATCTCCTCGCCGCCGACCCGCCCGCACCTGCTCACCATCACCGTCAAGCGGGTACCCGACGGGCCGATGTCGGGCTGGCTCCATGACCGGCTGGCCGTCGGCGACCGGCTGTGGGCGAGCGGGCCGATGGGCGGGTTCTCCGTGCGCGAGCACCCGGCATCGTCCTATCTGCTGCTCTCGGGCGGCAGCGGCATCACCCCGACCCTTTCCACGCTGCGCACCCTGACCGATCTCGCCGAGCCGCTCGACGTGGTCGTCGTGCACCACACGCGCAGCCCGGCCGACCTGATCGAGCGGGCCGAGCTCGACGCCATCGCCGGGTCTCGCGACGGAGTCAGGGTCGTCTGGGTCGTCGACGAGGCCGATGACTCCTGGACCGGTCCGCGCGGGCTGATGAGCGCCGCACAGCTCGACGACCTGGTGCCTGACCTGCACGGGCGCGAGGTCTTCTGCTGTGGCCCGGCGGGCTACATGGGAGCGGCGCGGTCGGCCTTCGACGAGCTGGGCGGCGAGCAGACGCGGTGGCACCAGGAGAGCTTCTCCATCGCCGACCTGCCTGCCGGAGAGGCATCACCCACCGCGTCGCCGGCCGCCGAGCGGGCGGCCGGGGCGGCGTACCGGGTCCGGCTGCAGCGCAGCGGCCGTGATCTCGACTGCGCGCCCGGCGAGACGGTCCTGGCTGCCGCGAAGGCCGCGGGGGTGCGGATGCCGTCATCATGTACGCAGGGGCTGTGCGGCACCTGCAAGTCGACCCTCGTCTCGGGCGAGGTCGACATGAACCATGCCGGCGGGATCCGGCCGCGCGAGATCGCCGCGGGCAAGTTCCTGCCGTGCTGCTCGACACCGCTCGGCGACCTCGTCGTCGACATCTAG
- a CDS encoding DinB family protein translates to MSIGQAGERELLETMVDIQRDQITGILEDLDDQEARRKLVPSLTTPLGLVRHATFVEKVWFHSRVAGVSRAEIGLPDTVEESFVLDADDTIESIRAAFVAACERSREIAAGHELGEEFDWRGQSVSLRFIYAHMIQELAHHAGHGDILVEQLQAARKP, encoded by the coding sequence ATGAGCATCGGACAGGCCGGCGAGCGCGAGCTGCTGGAGACCATGGTCGACATCCAGCGAGACCAGATCACCGGCATCCTCGAGGATCTCGACGACCAGGAGGCACGGAGGAAGCTGGTGCCGTCGCTGACCACGCCGTTGGGGCTGGTCAGGCACGCGACGTTCGTGGAGAAGGTGTGGTTCCACTCGCGGGTCGCAGGTGTGTCGCGGGCCGAGATCGGGCTGCCCGACACCGTCGAGGAGAGCTTCGTGCTCGACGCGGACGACACGATCGAGTCGATCCGCGCGGCCTTTGTGGCCGCCTGCGAGCGTTCGCGAGAGATCGCTGCCGGCCACGAGCTGGGCGAGGAGTTCGACTGGCGCGGGCAATCGGTGTCGCTGCGGTTCATCTACGCCCACATGATCCAGGAGCTCGCCCATCATGCGGGCCACGGCGACATCCTCGTCGAGCAGCTCCAGGCAGCCCGAAAGCCCTAG
- a CDS encoding phosphatase PAP2 family protein encodes MILTVLAAGPLQELDTHGHEYWARMLPPQAQHILQNVLDPIAGQTVCLPVLGVVAAVIAYRRRSWRPIICAAAAEAAFYIGVGGFKVLLARPAPTERDAEFFAGGLLKDGWHGISYPSGHAAEAVLIYGTVVYLIARYTGASRLLVRLLAAGVGVIALNAVAVSYTLGWHWASDLFAGLLTGGLLLRLLVWWDTDAIARERAERERAEERELIAMEHERTDDIAA; translated from the coding sequence GTGATCCTGACTGTTCTCGCGGCGGGGCCGCTGCAGGAGCTCGACACCCACGGTCACGAATACTGGGCGCGGATGCTGCCGCCGCAGGCGCAGCATATCCTGCAGAACGTGCTCGACCCGATCGCCGGCCAGACGGTCTGCCTCCCCGTGCTCGGCGTCGTGGCGGCGGTGATCGCCTACCGACGCCGCAGCTGGCGCCCGATCATCTGCGCGGCCGCCGCGGAGGCCGCCTTCTACATCGGCGTCGGCGGCTTCAAGGTGCTGCTCGCCCGCCCGGCTCCCACCGAGCGTGACGCGGAGTTCTTCGCCGGCGGCCTGCTGAAGGACGGCTGGCACGGGATCAGCTACCCGTCGGGGCACGCGGCCGAGGCCGTGCTGATCTACGGCACCGTCGTCTACCTGATCGCCCGCTACACCGGCGCCTCGCGGCTTCTGGTGCGGCTCCTCGCCGCCGGGGTCGGGGTGATCGCGCTCAACGCGGTCGCGGTCTCCTACACCCTCGGCTGGCACTGGGCCAGCGACCTCTTCGCCGGGCTGCTCACCGGTGGCCTGCTGCTGCGCCTGCTGGTCTGGTGGGACACCGACGCCATCGCCCGCGAGCGCGCCGAGCGAGAGCGCGCCGAGGAGCGGGAGCTGATCGCGATGGAGCACGAGCGCACCGACGACATCGCCGCCTGA